GTTTCTCATTGCAGTGTAGGACATTCAGAACTGCAATCTTTTTTGCAGGAACTTCTAACAGAGGAAGAAACAACCCCTTTGCATCTGGATATTACTCGCTCGTTATCTCTTTTAGTTCGCCAAGGGTATTTAGATAGAGTGAAAGATGATACCCATAACcagtttgtttattatattgGATCCCGTGCAGTAACTGAAATTTCTATTGAAGGCTTGAAATCATTCGTTACAGAGTTCTTTCCGGATTCAGACATTGATATGGATGCTCTATTAACCGAATATCGGCAGGAGTATCAGAATCAATCTTCCTCAAGTGCAGCATAGATGACTCTTAGGTTTTTACATTATGCTCGTCTCATGTTAATGCTATTGTATACTTACTCCGCtactacaaaaaaattcgtaatattatttaagTTCCTATATGCGTGCTAATATCTCGATATAAATTTAAGATGTATATTTGGTTATATAGCGGGAATATTATGTACAGctgttaaataaaaaaaataaaaaaatagctcGTAAACTTATAAGAGAAGTATATGTCAgtatatataatataattaataaaggTTTCATCATTACAAAATCATTTAACTTCATGCGGCGCGCAACTCATCTTCAAGGCTTGCAATGCGATCTCGTAAAGCTCTCACATCTATTAACGAATCTTTGTTCACTTTTTCCAAAGAAGCAATTCGTTTTTGTAACTCCTGCTCACGTTTTTCATATTGTACTTGAACGGAAAACATTTTTGCCTTTTCGCTATTTATTTGATCCTTCAGAGCTTTCAATTCAATAGCATGAGCCAAGTTGACATGTTGCAAAGATTGGCCAGTAGGTTGAGGTGATACTTCGGCCCCTTTTAACTCATTAACTTGCTTCTCTAAGTTGTGCTTCTCAAGATTAAGACGGTCGTAGTCTCGTTTCAAGTTCTCGTATAACGCTTGATTTGCATTTCTTTGCtgtaaatcaaaaattgtCTTTCGTTGtggaatatttttcaaaacgGGTTCCGTAGTTTTGACAGCCGGTATATTATTCTCCTTTCCGGACGGTCTATGTTCTTTAAGGCGATGTATCTCTGCCTCTCGCTTCTTGCAGGAATCAAGAGCAGAATTCAGTTCCTTTCGAGTATCAACCAGCTTCATTTCTACTTCTGAAAGCTTACTACGTATACTTTCATGATCAGCAACTTTGTTCCTTAAAAGGGTGACTTCCGAACGGAGGCTTCTAGttgtttttacttcttCTAGTACCTTTTGATACTCAACTTCAAGCTTTCGTTTACTCTCCAACTCTGATTTCAAAGAGCGTAATTCTTCGTTATCTCGACTAGCTATCAATGCTTTACgcttttcatcttcaaagGTCTTACCGAGTTGACTGTACTCGTGCATTAAGTTAGTAATCTTCCTCTCAAGTTCGGGAACCTTAGATGCTTTTGGAGAAAGTTCATTTACTTGCTTCGTCAAACTCGATACCTTATTAGAGAGATCTTTATTCTCGGAGCTCGCCAACGAAAGCTTTTCCTTGTAGGACGCCGATTGCCGAAGAAGACTTTCATGATTAAAGGTCAAATCACGATGTTTTTTCGAAAGTTCCTGAAAGTTTGTATCGACGTCTTTTAACCCCTCCAAGTCCAGCTGAAGTCcttcatattttttcttgtaaTTCTCCAAGTCGCTAACTTTAAGAAGTAAATTCTCATGGATTTCTTGCAATTCAATGTACTTTAAAGAAGCATCTGACAAATTTTGGCATTTCTCTTCCTTATTTTCAAGCTCTTTCGTTAACGATTTGATGTTATTTAAACATTCTTTAACTTTGGCTTCCagttctttatttttggtaGCCTGGAGCTGATAAAGTTGATCTTTGTCATTCAAGGATTCTAgttctttcttcaatttcggAAGCTGTTTGACATCGGCTTCCAAATAATTAACCTTCTCTTCTAagttatttattgttaacTCTTGCACTCCTTTCAAGACGCTTAACTCTTCTTTCTGctgttttaaaatagaGACGTCGCTTATAAGAGTAGAATTTTCACgttctaattttttgactCGTTTGAGACTCTCAGATAAAGAACCTTCCTGCTGAATACTCTTTTCATTCATCTTCTGATTTGTCAGTCTCATTTCTTGAATTTCAGTTTTATAGTCAGAAATATATTTAGTGAGTTTATCAAGTTCAGCATCCTTGGTAACGATAGTTTCCTGTAAACTTTTACATTGTTCATTGAACTCTGCTTTTTCTGATAAAACAGTTGCATTGTTCTCACGTAAAGACTCAAGTTCTCCCTTTGTATCTAGCAAATCCTTCTCTTCCAAACtcagtttttctttcagtTCGTTCTGTTCTGATAACAAAGTCTCAACCTTGGAAGTTTTTTCTAGTAACTCACTTTCTAATTCGTTATTAATCTGTTTCAATGACGCTGACTCTCGTTgcaaattttcattttgctGTTTTGTTTCGCTAAACGAATCTTCTATGTTTGCAAGCCTTTCCTGTGTTCGACGTAATATTTCCTCCTTATCAAGGGCTATCGCACGTTCAGTAGtaagcaaattttcaacagcAGTTAAAGAATTGTTGGTCTCGACGAGATCACGCTCTACCTCAGATTTTGAATTCTGTTGTTTTTTCAGCTCGTACTTCAGCTCTATGATTTCAGCATCTCGCTTTTTAAGCTGCTTATCATTTTGAGTACTACTTAATAAGGGCCTTAGATTGAAAAATAACTTAGCCCAAGGAAAAGTTCTAAATTCATTGTACACTTGCAAATTTGCTTGTAGTAATTTGATGGCTTGTATGTCCTTCAATcgcttttgaaaaatttttctttgaagaaagCCACGGATCCTTGTTTGTAGCATAGTCATCAGTCTTTGTAAAGTCGCTACGCGCCTCTCCTCTAATTCTGCTAAAACACctgctttgaaaaatatttttgaaacaccAATTCGATAAGATGCTTCGTCAATTTTCAACTCCTCCAAAATCATGACAGAAGCACGTCGAGATTCCACATAGGTACCTGTTGGTAAATGCGCCATTATCTCATATCTGACtctaaaatcattaaatgGTAAACGGTTAGGAAAACCAGCCCTTGTGATTCTGATTCCTTCCAAAACACCATTACATCGAAGTTGTCCTAAAACGAGGGGTCTATTAAAGGTGtgcattttcttttcttcgtTTGGAACAATACAACGAATAAAGTGAGGTTGGG
Above is a genomic segment from Schizosaccharomyces pombe strain 972h- genome assembly, chromosome: III containing:
- the myo2 gene encoding myosin II heavy chain myo2, which codes for MTEVISNKITAKDGATSLKDIDDKRWVWISDPETAFTKAWIKEDLPDKKYVVRYNNSRDEKIVGEDEIDPVNPAKFDRVNDMAELTYLNEPAVTYNLEQRYLSDQIYTYSGLFLVAVNPYCGLPIYTKDIIQLYKDKTQERKLPHVFAIADLAYNNLLENKENQSILVTGESGAGKTENTKRIIQYLAAIASSTTVGSSQVEEQIIKTNPVLESFGNARTVRNNNSSRFGKFIKVEFSLSGEISNAAIEWYLLEKSRVVHQNEFERNYHVFYQLLSGADTALKNKLLLTDNCNDYRYLKDSVHIIDGVDDKEEFKTLLAAFKTLGFDDKENFDLFNILSIILHMGNIDVGADRSGIARLLNPDEIDKLCHLLGVSPELFSQNLVRPRIKAGHEWVISARSQTQVISSIEALAKAIYERNFGWLVKRLNTSLNHSNAQSYFIGILDIAGFEIFEKNSFEQLCINYTNEKLQQFFNHHMFVLEQEEYMKEEIVWDFIDFGHDLQPTIDLIEKANPIGILSCLDEECVMPKATDATFTSKLDALWRNKSLKYKPFKFADQGFILTHYAADVPYSTEGWLEKNTDPLNENVAKLLAQSTNKHVATLFSDYQETETKTVRGRTKKGLFRTVAQRHKEQLNQLMNQFNSTQPHFIRCIVPNEEKKMHTFNRPLVLGQLRCNGVLEGIRITRAGFPNRLPFNDFRVRYEIMAHLPTGTYVESRRASVMILEELKIDEASYRIGVSKIFFKAGVLAELEERRVATLQRLMTMLQTRIRGFLQRKIFQKRLKDIQAIKLLQANLQVYNEFRTFPWAKLFFNLRPLLSSTQNDKQLKKRDAEIIELKYELKKQQNSKSEVERDLVETNNSLTAVENLLTTERAIALDKEEILRRTQERLANIEDSFSETKQQNENLQRESASLKQINNELESELLEKTSKVETLLSEQNELKEKLSLEEKDLLDTKGELESLRENNATVLSEKAEFNEQCKSLQETIVTKDAELDKLTKYISDYKTEIQEMRLTNQKMNEKSIQQEGSLSESLKRVKKLERENSTLISDVSILKQQKEELSVLKGVQELTINNLEEKVNYLEADVKQLPKLKKELESLNDKDQLYQLQATKNKELEAKVKECLNNIKSLTKELENKEEKCQNLSDASLKYIELQEIHENLLLKVSDLENYKKKYEGLQLDLEGLKDVDTNFQELSKKHRDLTFNHESLLRQSASYKEKLSLASSENKDLSNKVSSLTKQVNELSPKASKVPELERKITNLMHEYSQLGKTFEDEKRKALIASRDNEELRSLKSELESKRKLEVEYQKVLEEVKTTRSLRSEVTLLRNKVADHESIRSKLSEVEMKLVDTRKELNSALDSCKKREAEIHRLKEHRPSGKENNIPAVKTTEPVLKNIPQRKTIFDLQQRNANQALYENLKRDYDRLNLEKHNLEKQVNELKGAEVSPQPTGQSLQHVNLAHAIELKALKDQINSEKAKMFSVQVQYEKREQELQKRIASLEKVNKDSLIDVRALRDRIASLEDELRAA